From one Catharus ustulatus isolate bCatUst1 chromosome 1, bCatUst1.pri.v2, whole genome shotgun sequence genomic stretch:
- the YES1 gene encoding tyrosine-protein kinase Yes: MGCIKSKEGKGPAMKYRTENAPEPVISHVSHYGSDSSQATQSPSIKGSAVNFNSHSMTPFGGPSGMTPFGGASSSFSAVPSTYPSTLTGGVTVFVALYDYEARTTDDLSFKKGERFQIINNTEGDWWEARSIATGKTGYIPSNYVAPADSIQAEEWYFGKMGRKDAERLLLNPGNQRGIFLVRESETTKGAYSLSIRDWDEVRGDNVKHYKIRKLDNGGYYITTRAQFESLQKLVKHYREHADGLCHKLTTVCPTVKPQTQGLAKDAWEIPRESLRLEVKLGQGCFGEVWMGTWNGTTKVAIKTLKPGTMMPEAFLQEAQIMKKLRHDKLVPLYAVVSEEPIYIVTEFMTKGSLLDFLKEGEGKYLKLPQLVDMAAQIADGMAYIERMNYIHRDLRAANILVGDNLVCKIADFGLARLIEDNEYTARQGAKFPIKWTAPEAALYGRFTIKSDVWSFGILLTELVTKGRVPYPGMVNREVLEQVERGYRMPCPQGCPESLHELMKLCWKKDPDERPTFEYIQSFLEDYFTATEPQYQPGDNL, encoded by the exons ATGGGGTGTATTAAAAGCAAAGAAGGTAAAGGCCCAGCCATGAAATACAGAACTGAAAATGCTCCAGAACCTGTTATTTCCCATGTCAGTCATTATGGATCAGATTCCAGCCAAGCAACACAGTCACCATCAATAAAGGGATCAGCAGTTAATTTTAATAGTCATTCCATGACTCCTTTTGGAGGGCCTTCAGGAATGACACCCTTTGGAGGAGCATCATCTTCATTTTCAGCTGTGCCAAGTACATATCCTAGTACTTTAACAG gAGGTGTTACTGTATTTGTGGCCTTATATGATTATGAAGCTAGAACTACAGATGACCTTTCATTTAAGAAAGGTGAACGGTTCCAGATAATAAATAACAC GGAAGGAGACTGGTGGGAAGCAAGATCCATTGCTACGGGAAAGACAGGCTACATCCCAAGCAATTATGTTGCTCCTGCAGACTCCATTCAAGCAGAAGA GTGGTATTTTGGCAAGATGGGCAGGAAGGATGCAGAAAGGCTACTTTTAAATCCTGGGAACCAGCGTGGTATTTTCTTAGTAAGAGAGAGTGAAACCACTAAAG GTGCTTATTCCCTTTCCATACGTGACTGGGATGAGGTCAGAGGTGATAATGTAAAACACTACAAAATCAGGAAACTTGACAATGGTGGATACTATATCACAACCAGAGCACAATTTGAATCTCTACAGAAGTTGGTGAAACACTACAGAG agcaTGCCGATGGGCTGTGTCATAAGCTAACAACTGTTTGTCCCACTGTGAAACCACAAACGCAGGGACTAGCAAAAGATGCCTGGGAAATTCCTAGAGAATCTTTGAGGCTGGAAGTTAAGTTGGGCCAAGGATGTTTTGGTGAAGTATGGATGG GAACATGGAATGGAACCACAAAAGTAGCAATCAAGACACTAAAACCTGGTACAATGATGCCAGAAGCTTTCCTGCAGGAGGCTCAGATCATGAAGAAACTACGACATGACAAGCTTGTCCCGCTGTACGCAGTTGTTTCTGAGGAACCAATCTACATTGTCACTGAATTCATGACAAAAG GCAGCTTGCTAGACTTCCTTaaagaaggggaagggaaataCTTAAAACTCCCACAGCTGGTCGACATGGCTGCTCAG atTGCGGATGGCATGGCTTACATTGAAAGAATGAACTACATCCACAGGGACCTCCGGGCAGCTAACATTCTTGTAGGAGACAATCTTGTGTGTAAAATAGCAGATTTTGGTTTAGCAAGGTTAATAGAGGACAATGAGTACACTGCAAGACAAG GAGCTAAATTTCCAATTAAATGGACCGCTCCAGAGGCAGCATTGTATGGTCGGTTTACAATCAAGTCAGATGTGTGGTCATTTGGAATTTTACTTACAGAGCTGGTAACTAAGGGGAGAGTGCCATATCCAG GAATGGTGAATCGAGAAGTTTTGGAGCAAGTGGAACGTGGGTATAGGATGCCTTGTCCACAAGGCTGCCCGGAGTCTCTCCACGAGTTAATGAAACTGTGTTGGAAGAAGGACCCTGATGAGAGGCCAACATTTGAGTATATACAGTCTTTCTTGGAGGACTACTTTACTGCTACAGAACCACAGTACCAGCCTGGAGACAATTTATAA